The Drosophila innubila isolate TH190305 chromosome 2R unlocalized genomic scaffold, UK_Dinn_1.0 1_C_2R, whole genome shotgun sequence DNA window CTTGGGGgtacaataatattaaattgcaaatcaGAAATTATAAGTTCCCcttgtttttagtaaaaataataaaaagattaGGAAAGAATCGTCATCATTCCTAAACTTGATAATTATGGCggtattatttataatttcgaCCCACAGCCCACATTTTGCAATCTGTGTGGTCAGATATTGTGCAAACCTGGAGccttttatggtaaataatgGATATGAATCGGGGTATATAAGGGCTGCTCCACAGTTAGCAGCCATCAGTCGTGGTCGGTCTTAGGATTTGCATTACAATCGAATCAAAATGAAGATTGCCATTGTGCTTGTATCCCTTTTGGGAATAGTTGCCTGTTCCCTGGCCACCACTACCTACGATGATTTGCTTTGGGACTCCTACAAATCGGACTTCAACAAGGTCTATATAACTCCGTTCGAAGAGGATCGGCGTAAGCAGATCTTCCTGAAAAACGTGGAAGTTATCGATGCCCACAATGAACGTTATTTCGCCGGTGAAGAGACCTATGAGCAGGGAATTAATGAGTTCACCGACAGGTTGGATCAAGAGATCGCAATCGGTGAAAGTGATGACTCCGACGAATTTGAAGATGTGGAAATGGAACCAACCGTTTGTTTAAACGAAGGAGTGAACATTAAAATCCCAGCACATGTCAACTGGACTCAATTGGGCGCCGTCTCTCCAGTTGCAAATCAGGGACATTTCAACAATTCCTGGGCCTTTGCAGCAGCCGGTGTCGTGGAGAGTCGTCAGTTCATTAAGACTGGCAAAATGGTTGTGCTCTCCAAGCAAAACCTGGTTGATTGCTGTCACGCTAGAGACCATCTAACGGCAAGTGCTCTGATTTGCATTAGAAAGAAGGGTGGCATTGACACTGAGGCATCGTATCCCTATCGCGGAATTGCTGGAAGATGCCGCTACAGTAAGAGGACCATTGGAGCTAAAATCAAGAAGGTCTTCCAAGTGCGTCCTGGAAATGAGACCATTTTGGCGCTTACCGTTGCCAAAGGtccagttgctgctgtcattTCACTTGATGCGCTCAAGAGTTACAAGAGCGGCGTGTTCCATAATACAAGATGTTCACAAGCTCCAAACTTTCCTGTGCTCG harbors:
- the LOC117782955 gene encoding cathepsin L1-like, which codes for MKIAIVLVSLLGIVACSLATTTYDDLLWDSYKSDFNKVYITPFEEDRRKQIFLKNVEVIDAHNERYFAGEETYEQGINEFTDRLDQEIAIGESDDSDEFEDVEMEPTVCLNEGVNIKIPAHVNWTQLGAVSPVANQGHFNNSWAFAAAGVVESRQFIKTGKMVVLSKQNLVDCCHARDHLTASALICIRKKGGIDTEASYPYRGIAGRCRYSKRTIGAKIKKVFQVRPGNETILALTVAKGPVAAVISLDALKSYKSGVFHNTRCSQAPNFPVLVVGYGHDKSAGDFWILKTPLGTNWGEKGYLRLARGKQNLCGITNRAYYPKF